A window of Hymenobacter aerilatus contains these coding sequences:
- a CDS encoding phosphoribosylformylglycinamidine synthase subunit PurL: MESIQRTIQLRLKPTRHDGEGQRVAEAAQRHLGLRTGRVQSTALYTVRYPLTDEQLHSFATRCLQDPVLHDVALDEFRPTDSFYKSYILVAKLPGVTDDEGISAQNALGDFLNQPLDTHTQHIFSKRLYFLEHELPAQDLRRLAEELLGNKMINRFETGPLSELRDYTPRPGGGAEAITELVPLVGLTDEELVKLSKDNLYALNLEEMRAVRDHYATIAAEREDAGLPTAPTDCELEIIAQTWSEHCKHKEFSAVINYKDAATGETKQIDSLFKTYIRNATAEVDRQLRANGNDWLIKVFSDNAGAVRINPESLFVWKVETHNSPSAIDPYGGAITGILGNNRDPLATGIGGARLLFNTNVLCFGNPEFSGELLTNQLHPRRIFEGVRKGIEDGGNKSGVPTVNGSIVFDDRYAGKPLVYCGTGAVMPMQLAGEDSWEKKIDPQDRIIMAGGRVGKDGIHGATFSSIELDETSPATAVQIGSPITQKLAMDFLIIATRRGLIKCSTDNGAGGLSSSIGELATISGGAVVELEKVPLKYSGLRPWEIFVSESQERFSLAVEPSKLEELLALGKEMEVELTDIGYFTADGYLDVRFAGEAVAKLDMHFLHDGVPRKTLEAELDPATAQEPALPTETDYTDTLRRLLGSLNICSRESVIRQYDHEVKGRTVVKPLMGATGQAPQDAAVVRFNFESWEGVAVSNGILPRYGDLDAYQMSAGSFDEAVRQIIAVGGKLPNLTPGDGTFWSVNDNFCVPDSVYDPTGNPDGKHKLAKLVQMCEALRDATAAYCIPLTSGKDSMKNDFKADGVKISVPPTVLYSMTAKMEDVRRAVTSDFKQEDDVVYLLGETYDELGGSEFYALHGELGANVPQVRFDKAKELYITIGEANDQNLIQSCHDLSDGGLAVALAEATFGYGFGADVELTGELSLTAQLFSESHSRFVATVAPEDVVAFEALLKGRATRLGTVTGNGRLTVRHAGQEVVDADVAELRETWSNGPVNKVIGLDLDAVRNANEGSTSGLG, encoded by the coding sequence TTGGAATCTATCCAACGAACCATTCAGCTACGGCTCAAGCCTACCCGTCACGACGGTGAGGGTCAGCGTGTAGCCGAAGCAGCCCAGCGCCATCTGGGCCTGCGCACCGGGCGCGTGCAAAGCACTGCCCTCTACACCGTGCGCTACCCCCTCACCGACGAGCAGCTGCACAGCTTTGCCACGCGCTGCCTGCAAGACCCAGTGCTGCACGATGTGGCCCTGGACGAGTTCCGCCCTACCGATTCCTTCTATAAGAGTTACATCCTGGTGGCCAAGCTGCCCGGCGTGACCGACGACGAAGGCATCTCGGCGCAGAATGCCCTGGGCGACTTCCTCAACCAGCCTCTCGATACGCATACTCAGCACATCTTCAGTAAACGGCTCTACTTCCTGGAGCACGAGCTGCCCGCGCAGGATCTGCGCCGCCTGGCCGAAGAGCTGCTGGGCAACAAGATGATCAACCGCTTCGAAACCGGCCCCCTCTCCGAGCTGCGCGACTACACGCCGCGTCCCGGCGGCGGGGCCGAAGCCATTACGGAGCTGGTGCCGCTGGTAGGCCTCACGGACGAGGAGTTGGTGAAGCTGTCAAAAGACAACCTCTACGCTCTGAACCTAGAGGAAATGCGGGCTGTGCGCGACCACTACGCCACCATTGCGGCCGAGCGCGAAGACGCCGGCCTCCCCACTGCCCCCACCGACTGCGAGCTGGAAATCATTGCCCAAACGTGGTCGGAGCACTGCAAGCACAAGGAGTTTTCGGCCGTTATCAACTACAAGGATGCGGCTACCGGCGAGACCAAGCAAATTGACTCGCTGTTCAAAACCTATATCCGCAACGCCACTGCCGAGGTAGACCGCCAACTTCGCGCCAACGGCAACGACTGGCTGATTAAGGTGTTCAGCGACAATGCCGGCGCCGTGCGCATCAACCCCGAGTCGTTGTTTGTATGGAAGGTGGAAACTCACAACTCGCCCTCGGCCATCGACCCGTATGGTGGAGCTATTACGGGCATCTTGGGCAACAACCGTGACCCGCTGGCTACCGGTATTGGTGGTGCTCGGTTGCTGTTCAACACCAACGTTTTGTGCTTTGGTAATCCGGAATTCAGCGGTGAGCTGCTGACTAACCAACTGCACCCACGCCGCATTTTTGAAGGTGTGCGCAAAGGCATCGAGGACGGCGGCAACAAGTCAGGGGTGCCCACGGTGAACGGCAGTATTGTGTTTGATGACCGCTACGCCGGCAAGCCGCTGGTATACTGCGGCACTGGTGCCGTGATGCCCATGCAACTGGCTGGTGAGGACTCCTGGGAAAAGAAAATCGACCCGCAGGACCGCATCATCATGGCTGGGGGTAGGGTAGGCAAGGATGGCATCCACGGTGCTACCTTCTCCAGCATCGAGCTGGACGAAACCTCGCCTGCCACGGCCGTGCAAATCGGCTCGCCCATCACCCAGAAGCTGGCGATGGACTTCCTAATTATCGCCACGCGGCGCGGCCTCATCAAGTGCAGCACCGACAACGGTGCGGGCGGCCTCTCGTCCAGCATTGGCGAGCTGGCTACCATCAGCGGCGGCGCCGTAGTAGAGCTGGAAAAAGTGCCGTTGAAATATTCGGGCTTGCGGCCTTGGGAAATCTTCGTTTCGGAGTCGCAGGAGCGTTTTTCGCTGGCGGTAGAGCCCAGTAAGCTTGAGGAGTTGCTGGCGCTGGGTAAGGAAATGGAAGTGGAGCTGACCGACATTGGCTATTTCACCGCCGACGGCTACCTCGACGTGCGCTTTGCCGGCGAGGCCGTAGCGAAGCTGGACATGCACTTCCTGCACGACGGCGTGCCGCGCAAGACGCTGGAAGCTGAGCTGGACCCCGCTACCGCTCAAGAGCCTGCCCTACCCACCGAAACCGACTACACCGACACACTGCGCCGCCTGCTGGGTTCGCTTAACATCTGTTCGCGCGAGTCCGTGATTCGGCAGTACGACCACGAGGTGAAAGGCCGCACCGTGGTGAAGCCCCTGATGGGTGCCACCGGCCAGGCTCCACAGGATGCCGCCGTGGTGCGTTTCAACTTCGAGAGCTGGGAAGGCGTGGCCGTGAGCAACGGCATCCTACCCCGCTATGGCGACCTAGATGCCTACCAGATGTCGGCCGGCTCGTTCGACGAGGCCGTACGCCAGATTATAGCTGTGGGCGGCAAGCTGCCCAACCTCACGCCCGGCGACGGTACGTTCTGGTCGGTGAATGACAACTTCTGCGTGCCCGACTCGGTGTATGACCCCACCGGCAACCCCGACGGCAAGCACAAGCTGGCTAAGCTGGTACAGATGTGCGAGGCCCTGCGCGACGCGACAGCCGCCTACTGTATCCCGCTCACGAGCGGCAAGGACTCGATGAAAAACGACTTCAAAGCTGACGGCGTGAAGATTTCGGTGCCACCCACGGTGCTGTACTCCATGACCGCCAAAATGGAAGACGTGCGCCGAGCCGTAACGTCGGATTTCAAGCAGGAAGACGATGTGGTGTACCTGCTAGGCGAAACCTACGACGAGTTAGGCGGCTCAGAGTTCTATGCCCTGCACGGCGAGTTAGGTGCCAACGTGCCCCAAGTTCGTTTCGACAAGGCCAAAGAGCTCTATATAACAATAGGGGAAGCCAACGACCAGAACCTCATTCAATCCTGCCACGACCTAAGTGATGGTGGCCTAGCCGTAGCACTGGCCGAGGCTACGTTCGGTTACGGCTTCGGGGCCGACGTGGAGCTGACCGGCGAACTGAGCCTGACGGCACAGCTATTCTCGGAGTCGCACTCGCGCTTTGTGGCCACGGTAGCACCCGAGGATGTAGTAGCCTTCGAAGCGTTGCTGAAAGGCCGCGCTACCCGCTTGGGCACCGTAACCGGCAATGGCCGCCTCACAGTACGCCACGCAGGCCAGGAAGTCGTTGATGCTGATGTAGCTGAGCTGCGCGAAACGTGGTCGAATGGCCCGGTAAACAAGGTAATTGGACTGGACCTGGACGCGGTACGCAACGCCAACGAAGGCTCAACCAGCGGCCTTGGATAA
- the purN gene encoding phosphoribosylglycinamide formyltransferase, which produces MTTNLPRLAILLSGRGSNMVALVEAVQRGVLQGVAEVAVVFSNKPDAPGLTTAAALGCPTASLAPEGRKRAEYDAAVVDLLQGYQPDYVVLAGYMRILSSVFVRAFAGRIVNIHPADTHQHQGLHAYEWAFENRLPETKITVHLVDEGLDTGPILAQAPVDLRGADTLAEVERRGLAVEHQLYANTLVQLIRQELPTPSIAERSATQH; this is translated from the coding sequence ATGACAACTAACCTGCCACGGCTGGCGATTTTGCTTTCGGGTAGAGGCTCCAACATGGTGGCTCTGGTCGAAGCGGTGCAGCGTGGCGTATTGCAAGGCGTGGCCGAAGTGGCCGTGGTATTCAGCAACAAGCCCGATGCGCCTGGCCTGACCACGGCTGCCGCGCTGGGCTGCCCCACCGCCAGCCTAGCTCCGGAGGGTAGGAAACGCGCCGAATATGATGCGGCCGTGGTGGACTTACTCCAAGGCTACCAGCCCGATTACGTGGTGCTGGCGGGCTATATGCGTATTCTGTCGTCGGTATTCGTGCGGGCGTTTGCGGGGCGCATTGTCAACATTCATCCTGCCGATACGCACCAACACCAAGGCCTACATGCCTACGAATGGGCCTTCGAAAACCGCTTGCCCGAAACTAAAATAACGGTGCATTTGGTTGATGAGGGTCTCGATACGGGTCCGATTTTGGCGCAGGCCCCCGTGGACCTGCGCGGTGCCGATACGCTGGCTGAAGTAGAGCGCCGCGGCCTAGCCGTAGAACACCAATTGTACGCCAATACGTTAGTGCAACTCATTCGCCAAGAGTTGCCTACCCCCTCCATTGCCGAGCGGTCGGCAACTCAACATTGA
- a CDS encoding phosphoribosylformylglycinamidine synthase subunit PurQ, protein MVQALILTGFGINCEEEFAAAYRLAGAEPTIVHLNQVLHGEVSIHDFDILNFPGGFSFGDDLGSGVVLANKLRYRKNAEGRTLLDDIRQFIADGKFVLGICNGFQVLVKLGLLPDLAGNVTPEVTLTHNASGRYEDRWVRLKVNPKAGTPFLKGMDTLEVPVRHGEGRLIIPDAATREQIVQRGLNVLTYCDSTGCEVSAYPHNPNGADLNCAGLTDTTGQVFGLMPHPEAYLSLYNHPEWTRRKRQNPELSEEGDGLRIFRNIVEHVQQHAAHPHAEATSAS, encoded by the coding sequence ATGGTTCAAGCACTCATTCTCACTGGTTTCGGCATCAACTGCGAAGAAGAGTTCGCGGCGGCTTACCGCTTAGCGGGCGCCGAGCCTACCATCGTGCACCTCAACCAAGTATTGCACGGTGAGGTCAGCATCCACGATTTCGATATTCTGAACTTCCCCGGCGGCTTTTCATTTGGCGACGATCTGGGCTCAGGTGTGGTACTGGCTAATAAGCTGCGCTACCGCAAAAACGCCGAAGGCCGCACGTTGCTGGATGATATCCGGCAATTCATTGCCGATGGCAAGTTTGTGCTGGGCATCTGCAACGGGTTTCAGGTGCTCGTAAAGTTGGGCTTGCTACCCGATCTGGCCGGCAACGTAACGCCCGAAGTGACGCTGACGCACAACGCCTCGGGTCGGTACGAGGACCGCTGGGTGCGCTTGAAAGTCAACCCGAAGGCCGGCACGCCTTTCCTCAAAGGCATGGATACGCTGGAGGTGCCCGTGCGCCATGGCGAAGGTCGCCTCATCATTCCCGATGCTGCCACGCGGGAGCAGATCGTGCAGCGTGGCCTCAACGTGCTGACCTATTGCGACAGCACGGGCTGCGAGGTATCGGCCTACCCTCACAACCCCAACGGCGCCGACCTAAACTGCGCCGGCCTGACCGATACCACCGGTCAGGTATTTGGCCTAATGCCGCACCCCGAGGCCTACCTCTCGCTCTACAACCACCCGGAATGGACGCGCCGCAAGCGCCAAAATCCGGAGCTTTCTGAAGAGGGCGACGGGCTGCGCATCTTCCGCAACATTGTGGAGCATGTGCAACAACATGCGGCCCACCCGCACGCTGAAGCCACTTCTGCCTCCTAA
- a CDS encoding phosphoribosylaminoimidazolesuccinocarboxamide synthase: MNTLNHFETPQLELLHRGKVRDSLRAPNGDRLIIVTDRLSAFDSVLETPVAHKGAVLNGLANFWFDKTRDIIPNHVIELVDANAMLVKEAEPIRVEMVVRAYLTGSMWRGYQQGQRTFSGVTVPDGLSKHQQFPEPIVTPTTKEESDREITPENLVSEGWVSQELYDQMKEKALALFKVGSDLLKEKGIILVDTKYEFGLLNGALILIDEIHTPDSSRFWSAEDYAKNPESAEQMDKEYVRQWLIANKVDGQYPRALTPEVSQEATRRYLDIYERITGQPLPTANEPTVGGDVHARLVGNLVRAGLMKDA; encoded by the coding sequence ATGAACACCCTCAATCACTTCGAAACTCCCCAACTCGAACTCCTGCACCGCGGGAAAGTACGTGACTCGCTGCGTGCTCCTAACGGCGACCGGCTCATCATCGTAACGGACCGCCTATCGGCGTTCGACTCGGTGTTGGAAACGCCTGTGGCCCACAAAGGTGCGGTGCTGAATGGCTTGGCTAACTTCTGGTTCGACAAGACCCGCGACATCATCCCCAACCACGTGATTGAGCTGGTAGATGCCAACGCCATGTTGGTGAAGGAAGCCGAGCCAATTCGGGTGGAGATGGTGGTGCGCGCCTACCTTACCGGCTCGATGTGGCGCGGCTACCAGCAGGGGCAGCGCACCTTCTCCGGTGTAACGGTGCCCGACGGACTGAGTAAGCACCAGCAGTTCCCCGAGCCCATCGTGACGCCGACGACCAAGGAAGAATCGGACCGCGAAATCACGCCCGAGAACTTGGTGAGCGAAGGCTGGGTGAGCCAAGAGCTGTACGACCAGATGAAGGAGAAAGCCTTGGCCTTGTTCAAGGTAGGCTCCGATCTGTTGAAGGAAAAAGGTATTATTCTGGTGGATACCAAGTATGAGTTTGGCCTGCTGAATGGCGCGCTGATTCTGATTGATGAAATCCACACGCCCGACTCGTCGCGCTTTTGGTCGGCTGAAGATTACGCCAAGAACCCAGAATCGGCGGAGCAGATGGACAAAGAGTACGTGCGCCAGTGGCTGATTGCCAACAAGGTAGATGGCCAGTATCCCCGCGCCCTCACGCCCGAGGTGTCGCAGGAGGCCACCCGCCGCTACCTCGACATCTATGAGCGCATCACCGGCCAGCCCCTACCCACCGCCAACGAGCCAACCGTTGGGGGCGACGTGCACGCTCGTCTGGTAGGCAACCTAGTGCGTGCCGGCCTGATGAAGGACGCCTAA
- the purF gene encoding amidophosphoribosyltransferase: MCGIVGFYGPDDVAHDIVFGLTALQHRGQDAAGIATFDGNFHLHKGNGLIADVFRPKFLKKLTGNIGIGHARYTTQGSNDSELAQPFTTSYPFGLSMVHNGNVINFRDVAKRLHEKYHVLPKTNNDLELIMYTFASELRTKDLDNLSVVDIFDAVETTQELVEGAYATITVIAGYGLLAFNDPRGIRPLVLGRRDTPNGPVYAFASESTCFDYLGFEFIKNVGPGQAIFIDQNFKVHYKNPYQQPKNFCVFEHIYFAREDSVIHGRLVARERVRLGKLLARRVKEAGLQPDMVIDVPSSGYFAASGLAEAIGVPYRRGLVKNNHMGRSFIVSSQAGREDVVKKKLNPIRAFVEGKKVAVVDDSIVRGTTSRRIVRILREAGAKEVYFISSAPPIVSPCIYGIDMAMSTELIAANHTEQEICDYIEADRVIYQSVEDLQELFSPEKGHGGNCFACFTGNYPTGDVTRYLRHIQEERQSHRSKKDKALAATSVSAKAPEPTEH, translated from the coding sequence ATGTGCGGAATAGTAGGTTTTTACGGTCCTGATGACGTCGCGCACGACATTGTGTTCGGCCTCACCGCGTTGCAGCACCGCGGGCAGGATGCCGCCGGCATTGCCACCTTCGACGGCAACTTTCACCTGCACAAAGGCAATGGGCTGATTGCCGACGTGTTTCGGCCGAAGTTTCTGAAAAAGCTGACGGGCAACATCGGCATTGGGCACGCGCGCTATACCACGCAGGGCTCCAACGATTCGGAGCTGGCGCAGCCCTTCACCACTAGCTACCCCTTCGGGCTGTCGATGGTGCACAACGGCAACGTTATCAACTTCCGCGACGTGGCCAAACGCCTGCACGAGAAGTACCACGTGCTGCCCAAAACCAACAACGACCTGGAGCTGATTATGTACACCTTCGCCTCGGAGCTGCGCACCAAGGACCTCGACAACCTCTCCGTGGTCGACATCTTTGATGCCGTGGAAACGACGCAGGAGCTGGTAGAAGGTGCCTACGCTACTATCACTGTTATTGCCGGGTACGGCCTGCTGGCTTTCAACGACCCCCGCGGCATCCGGCCCCTGGTGCTTGGTCGTCGCGACACGCCTAATGGTCCGGTGTACGCCTTCGCCTCAGAATCGACGTGCTTTGACTACCTGGGCTTCGAGTTCATCAAGAACGTAGGACCAGGTCAGGCCATATTCATCGACCAGAATTTCAAGGTTCACTACAAGAACCCCTACCAGCAGCCTAAGAACTTCTGCGTGTTCGAGCACATCTATTTCGCCCGCGAAGACTCCGTGATTCACGGCCGCTTGGTGGCGCGGGAGCGTGTGCGCTTGGGCAAGCTGCTAGCGCGCCGAGTGAAAGAAGCTGGATTGCAGCCTGATATGGTGATTGATGTGCCCTCTTCGGGTTACTTTGCCGCGTCGGGGTTGGCTGAGGCCATTGGCGTGCCCTATCGTCGTGGGTTGGTGAAAAATAACCACATGGGCCGTTCCTTTATTGTGAGCAGCCAGGCGGGTAGGGAAGACGTGGTGAAGAAAAAGCTGAACCCGATTCGGGCCTTTGTGGAAGGCAAGAAGGTGGCTGTGGTGGACGACAGCATCGTGCGTGGCACTACCTCGCGGCGCATTGTGCGCATTCTGCGCGAGGCCGGCGCCAAGGAGGTGTACTTTATTTCGTCGGCGCCGCCCATTGTGTCGCCCTGCATCTACGGCATCGATATGGCCATGAGCACGGAGTTGATTGCGGCCAACCACACCGAGCAGGAAATCTGTGACTACATTGAGGCCGACCGCGTGATCTATCAGTCGGTGGAGGATTTGCAGGAGCTGTTTTCGCCAGAAAAGGGCCACGGCGGCAACTGCTTTGCCTGCTTCACCGGCAACTACCCCACCGGCGACGTGACGCGCTATCTGCGCCACATCCAGGAGGAACGCCAAAGCCACCGCAGCAAGAAGGACAAGGCGCTAGCCGCTACGTCCGTCAGCGCCAAAGCCCCCGAGCCCACGGAACATTAA
- a CDS encoding AIR synthase-related protein — protein MSSSQKPAGYDIDLGNECSRNAYAWSKKTFANRTGKPGEAAQDLDGGFANEIRFGNARLGISSDGIGTKIEVAERVGKFDTLGYDLVAMTADDLIVGGFVPTNLSNIIDVNTLDYDVIDEMMRGLHDACNFAGVAITGGEIAELGNRIGGWPGARMNFNWCSTAIGSLHPSLERPLSGASVQAGQAVVAIQSPSFRSNGFSLARRTLQNLFGDNWHSAPYDGADATPHGSAGHTWGEVLLAPSLIYSPGVAKVLDKGLPLYAAAHITGGGIADNFKRVLKNGVGAELTNLFEPLPAMQKLTELAGITPADAYLYWNMGNGMLLVTDEAQAEAIADSLRADGYQAQVAGRITAEAGIRLKVGAGELTYA, from the coding sequence ATGTCATCTTCCCAAAAACCTGCCGGCTACGACATCGACCTCGGCAACGAATGCTCCCGCAACGCCTACGCGTGGTCCAAGAAAACCTTCGCTAATCGTACCGGCAAGCCCGGCGAGGCGGCCCAGGATCTGGATGGCGGTTTCGCCAACGAAATCCGTTTTGGCAATGCGCGGCTAGGCATCTCTTCCGATGGCATCGGAACCAAGATTGAGGTGGCCGAGCGGGTAGGAAAGTTTGATACGCTGGGCTACGACCTGGTGGCCATGACGGCCGACGACCTGATTGTGGGCGGCTTTGTGCCTACCAATCTCAGCAACATCATCGACGTGAACACGCTCGACTACGACGTGATTGACGAGATGATGCGCGGCCTGCACGATGCCTGCAACTTTGCCGGCGTGGCCATTACGGGTGGCGAAATTGCCGAGCTAGGCAACCGTATTGGCGGCTGGCCCGGTGCCCGTATGAATTTCAACTGGTGCTCTACGGCCATTGGCAGCTTGCACCCCAGCCTGGAGCGTCCTCTCAGCGGGGCCAGCGTGCAGGCCGGGCAGGCGGTAGTAGCTATCCAATCGCCCAGCTTCCGGTCCAACGGCTTCTCGCTGGCCCGCCGCACGCTGCAAAACCTGTTCGGCGACAACTGGCACTCAGCTCCCTACGACGGCGCTGATGCTACCCCACATGGCTCGGCCGGGCACACATGGGGGGAAGTGCTGCTGGCGCCTTCGCTGATTTACTCGCCCGGCGTAGCCAAGGTATTAGACAAGGGCCTACCCCTCTATGCCGCGGCGCACATCACCGGCGGCGGCATTGCCGATAACTTCAAGCGGGTGCTGAAAAACGGGGTAGGGGCCGAGCTGACCAACTTGTTTGAGCCGCTGCCCGCTATGCAGAAGCTCACGGAACTGGCCGGCATCACGCCCGCCGACGCCTACCTCTACTGGAACATGGGCAACGGTATGCTGCTCGTAACTGATGAAGCCCAGGCCGAAGCCATAGCCGACAGCCTTCGTGCCGATGGCTATCAGGCTCAGGTAGCAGGCCGCATTACGGCCGAAGCTGGTATCCGCCTGAAGGTAGGGGCTGGCGAGTTGACGTACGCGTAG
- a CDS encoding outer membrane beta-barrel protein — MLTTALLTAAFATEPGDSVQKKPFVFSGSADGYYRYNFSNPQEGPYNNRTSFTNSHNSFELGMISLKAAHTIGKVGLVADVGFGRRAEEFSYNDDNTRFAIKQLYVTYAPTEKLKFTAGSWATHIGYESVDPYLNRNYSMSYMFSYGPFFHTGVKAEIGMGDKTTLMVGLANPTDFKSASAMPKMVIGQLATSSHDDKLKVYINYQGGRAQDALRLHQEDIVLSYLINSKLSFSYNGTMQQRRAIGEGGSDEYHTWWGSALYANLDPQPWLGFTLRAEYTGDKNRLLGLSKNLFETTLSSNIRIDNLTIIPEIRLDRSSDDDNLFANKAGNSKKATVSGLLAAVYSF, encoded by the coding sequence ATGCTGACCACTGCCCTCCTGACGGCAGCCTTCGCCACCGAACCCGGCGATTCCGTGCAGAAAAAGCCTTTTGTGTTTTCTGGCTCTGCCGATGGCTATTACCGCTACAATTTTAGCAACCCCCAAGAAGGCCCCTATAACAACCGTACAAGCTTCACTAACAGCCACAACTCCTTTGAGTTAGGCATGATTTCGCTGAAAGCTGCGCACACTATTGGTAAGGTAGGGCTGGTGGCCGATGTAGGCTTTGGGCGCCGGGCCGAGGAGTTTTCCTACAACGATGACAACACCCGCTTTGCCATCAAGCAGCTGTATGTGACGTACGCGCCTACGGAAAAACTCAAGTTTACGGCCGGTAGCTGGGCCACGCACATCGGGTACGAGTCGGTGGATCCGTATCTGAACCGCAATTATAGCATGAGCTATATGTTCTCGTACGGCCCCTTTTTCCATACGGGCGTGAAAGCGGAAATAGGCATGGGCGACAAAACCACGCTAATGGTAGGCCTAGCCAATCCCACTGATTTTAAGAGTGCCAGCGCCATGCCCAAGATGGTAATTGGGCAGCTAGCCACCAGCTCTCACGACGACAAGCTGAAGGTATATATCAACTATCAAGGCGGTCGGGCGCAAGACGCGCTGCGCCTGCATCAAGAGGATATTGTACTCAGTTATCTGATTAACAGCAAGCTGTCGTTTTCTTATAACGGTACTATGCAGCAGCGCAGAGCGATAGGCGAGGGCGGCAGCGACGAGTACCACACGTGGTGGGGCTCGGCCCTGTACGCCAACCTCGACCCGCAGCCCTGGTTGGGTTTCACGCTCCGCGCCGAGTATACCGGCGACAAAAATCGCCTGCTGGGGCTGAGTAAAAATCTCTTCGAAACTACGCTGTCCTCCAACATCAGAATCGACAACCTGACCATTATCCCGGAAATCCGGTTGGACCGGAGCAGCGACGACGATAACCTCTTTGCGAACAAGGCCGGCAACAGCAAAAAAGCAACTGTGAGTGGCCTGCTAGCGGCCGTGTACTCCTTTTAA
- the purD gene encoding phosphoribosylamine--glycine ligase, with protein sequence MNVVILGSGAREHALAWKLTQDGATAHVLPGNPGIPGSVPSIDALDFPAVQRFCEEQGAKLLVPGSEATLAAGVTDFFAQTDIRVFGPTRQAAALESSKVWSKNFMQRHGVATGQAWTFRSDQVTEALAKAAELEGRVVVKYDGLAAGKGVYVCSSEEEVKAAIDELVDLHSDWFSFLLEEKLVGPEISVMGATDGNSIRLLATSQDHKQLRAGDQGPNTGGMGAYCPVPFADDNVMAEVRRDIIEPTMRGLQASQFDFKGFIYFGIMLTPNGPKLLEYNTRLGDPEAEVLLPAMQSSLLDLITAALDGDLSRHDVWQRPGHYAGVVLASGGYPAPKFPTGFPITGLDQLADDTLVFFGGVKAGAEAEQLVTGGGRVLVVVAHGDELNDAVQQAYAEIEKISFQDAYYRTDIGQRPSPILTRVY encoded by the coding sequence ATGAATGTAGTCATCCTCGGTTCTGGTGCTCGTGAGCACGCTCTCGCCTGGAAACTCACCCAAGATGGTGCCACTGCGCACGTGCTGCCCGGCAACCCTGGTATCCCCGGCTCGGTGCCGTCCATTGACGCGCTGGATTTTCCGGCGGTGCAGCGCTTTTGCGAGGAGCAAGGTGCGAAACTGCTGGTGCCTGGCTCCGAGGCAACCTTGGCGGCGGGCGTGACCGACTTTTTCGCCCAGACTGATATCCGCGTGTTTGGCCCAACCCGGCAGGCAGCGGCGCTGGAGTCGTCGAAAGTATGGTCGAAGAACTTTATGCAGCGCCACGGCGTGGCTACCGGGCAAGCCTGGACGTTCCGCTCCGACCAGGTAACCGAAGCTCTGGCCAAAGCGGCCGAGCTGGAGGGTAGGGTAGTGGTAAAGTACGACGGCCTGGCCGCTGGCAAGGGTGTGTACGTTTGCTCGTCGGAGGAAGAAGTGAAGGCCGCCATTGATGAGCTAGTGGATCTGCATTCCGATTGGTTTAGCTTCTTACTGGAAGAAAAGCTAGTCGGCCCTGAAATCAGCGTGATGGGCGCTACCGACGGCAACAGCATCCGGTTGCTGGCTACCTCGCAGGACCACAAGCAGCTGCGGGCCGGCGACCAAGGGCCCAACACCGGTGGTATGGGTGCCTACTGCCCCGTACCCTTCGCCGATGACAACGTAATGGCCGAGGTGCGCCGCGACATCATTGAGCCTACCATGCGCGGGTTGCAGGCGTCGCAGTTCGACTTCAAAGGCTTCATCTATTTCGGCATCATGCTCACGCCCAACGGGCCAAAGCTGCTGGAGTACAACACCCGCCTGGGTGACCCGGAAGCCGAAGTGCTGTTGCCCGCTATGCAAAGCAGCCTGCTCGACCTCATCACGGCGGCTCTTGACGGCGACCTGTCGCGCCACGATGTATGGCAGCGCCCCGGCCACTACGCCGGCGTGGTGCTGGCCTCGGGCGGCTACCCGGCGCCTAAGTTTCCCACGGGCTTCCCCATTACGGGTCTCGACCAACTCGCCGACGATACGCTGGTGTTCTTTGGCGGAGTGAAAGCCGGCGCCGAAGCCGAACAGCTGGTAACCGGCGGTGGCCGGGTACTGGTGGTAGTAGCGCATGGCGACGAGCTGAACGATGCCGTGCAGCAAGCCTACGCCGAAATCGAGAAAATCAGCTTCCAGGATGCGTACTACCGCACCGACATTGGGCAGCGGCCCAGCCCCATTCTTACTCGCGTATATTAA